In Euphorbia lathyris chromosome 9, ddEupLath1.1, whole genome shotgun sequence, the following are encoded in one genomic region:
- the LOC136205147 gene encoding protein sym-1, with the protein MVPNSLSLTRKSPFLYRFFTSSSRPISNFAQKTHVSLNPVQIPGFKACSSCNSFPLNSSPRAILKDLGCSKLGWQLNSDRFCTSAVSGGGSGGAGGLGGSGNGDSGGRGEGGGGGDSGGNNWSFLSWYLNLLAKYPVMTKALTSALLTCVGDLICQLVIDQVPSLDLKRTFIFTFLGLVLVGPTLHFWYLSLSKMVTLPGTSGAFLRLLLDQFIFSPIFIGFFLSTLVTLEGKPEQVVPKLQQEWFSAVLANWQLWIPFQFLNFRFVPQQFQVLAANAIALIWNVILSFKAHKEIITK; encoded by the exons ATGGTGCCGAATTCACTTTCACTCACGCGGAAATCCCCTTTTTTATACcgtttcttcacttcttcttctAGACCCATTTCAAATTTTGCTCAAAAAACTCATGTTTCCTTAAACCCTGTTCAGATACCTGGTTTCAAGGCTTGTTCTTCCTGCAATTCCTTTCCCCTCAATTCTAGTCCTAGGGCTATCCTCAAGGATTTGGGTTGTTCTAAATTGGGATGGCAACTGAATTCTGATCGGTTCTGTACTTCTGCTGTTTCTGGAGGTGGCTCAGGTGGTGCCGGCGGACTCGGAGGCTCTGGAAATGGGGATTCCGGTGGAAGAGGTGAAGGTGGCGGCGGCGGTGATTCTGGTGGAAACAACTGGTCCTTCCTTTCATG GTATTTGAATCTTCTTGCCAAGTATCCCGTGATGACCAAAGCTTTGACATCTGCTCTTTTGACTTGTGTCGGGGATTTGATCTGCCAG CTGGTGATCGATCAAGTCCCGTCTCTAGACCTGAAAAGAACATTTATCTTTACTTTCTTGGGATTGGTACTGGTTGGTCCCACATTGCATTTCTG GTATCTGTCTTTGAGTAAAATGGTGACATTGCCTGGAACATCAGGGGCATTCTTGCGACTTCTACTTGATCAG TTCATTTTTTCTCCTATATTCATCGGATTCTTTTTGTCTACATTGGTGACGTTAGAAGGAAAACCGGAGCAAGTTGTACCTAAACTTCAACAG GAATGGTTTTCTGCTGTACTTGCAAATTGGCAATTGTGGATACCTTTCCAATTTCTAAATTTCCGTTTTGTTCCCCAGCAATTTCAG